One Baekduia alba genomic window, GGTCCGCGCGGCGGCCGAGGCGGCCGGGCGCGACCCCGACGCGGTGACGATCTGCGTCGCCGCGCCCGCCTATGTGACCGACGGGACCGAGGCGGGGCTGGCCCACGGCCGCGACCAGTGCCGCTGGTTCGGCGGGATGGTCGGCAACCACGTCGCCGACCTCGTGGCGCGCTACGGCGGCGACGGCTCCGCGGTCCCGACGGCGCTGACCGACTACATCAAGGACCGCGAGGGCTATGACTACAACGAGCACGGCCGCGCCGGCAACACGCACACGTCGTTCGTGCCCGACGCGGTCATCGACCGCTTCTGCCTGATCGGCCCGCCCGAGGTCCAGGTGCAGCGCCTCAACGAGCTGGCCGACCTGGGCGTCGACCAGTTCGCGCTCTACCTCCAGCACGACGACAAGGACCACACCCTGTCGGCCTACGGCGAACGCGTGATCCCGGCGGTCAACCTCCGGGAGGCGGCGAAGCTGTGACCGCCGGGCGGCTTTGAGGTGGCCTTGATGTGCGCGCGGCTAACCTCTGCGGGCACATGCCCCGCCGTCTTCTCGTGCTCGGCTCGACCGGGTCGATCGGCACCCAGGCGCTCGACGTGGTCTCGCGGACCGACGATCTGGAGATCGTCGGGCTCAGCGCCGCTCGCTCCTGGGAGCCGCTGATCGAACAGGCCACCCGCCATGGCGTCCGCCGGATCGCGATCGCCGATCCCGACGCCGCCGCGCGCGCGGCCGAGGCGTGGACCGACGGCGAGGTGCTGACCGGCGCCGAGGGGCTGGTGCAGCTGGTCCTGGAGTCGGGCGCCGACCTCGTGCTCAACGCGCTGGTCGGCTCGGCCGGCCTGGGCCCGACGGTCGCGGCGCTGGGCGAGGGCATCGACCTCGCGCTGGCCAACAAGGAGTCGCTGGTCGTCGGCGGCGAGCTCGTCACGCAGCTGGCCGAGGCGACGGGCGCGCGCCTGCTGCCGGTCGACTCCGAGCACGCGGCGCTGCACCACCTGCTGCACGGCGTGCCGACCGGCGCGCTGGAGCGCATGACGATCACCGCGTCCGGCGGCCCGTTCCGCGGCCGCACGCACGCCGAGCTGTCCGACGTCACGGTCGCCGAGGCACTCGACCACCCGACGTGGTCGATGGGCGGCAAGATCACCATCGACTCGGCCACGTTGATGAACAAGGGCCTCGAGGTCATGGAGGCCCACCACCTCTTCGGCGTGCCCTACGACCGCATCGACGTCGTCGTGCACCCGCAGTCGATCGTCCACGCGCTGGTCGAGACCGCCGACGGCGCGCAGCTCGCGCACCTCGGCCTGCCCGACATGCGGATCGCGATCGCCTACGCCTTGCACCATCCCGAGATCGTGTCGCTGCCGACCAAGCGCCTCAACCTGGCCGAGGTGGGGTCCTTGACCTTCGAGCCGGTCGACGACGACGCGTTCCCGTGCCTGGGCCTCTGCCGTCAGGCCGCGCTGGCCGGCGGCACCGCGCCGTGCGTCCTCAACGCCGCCAACGAGGTCGCCGTGCACGCCTTCATGGAGGGCCGGCTGGCCTTCACCGGCATCGGCGACGTGATCGCCGCGACGCTGCACGAGATGCCCGGTGGCCCGGTCCGCGCGTTCGAGTCGCTCTTCGAGGCCGACCGCGCCGCGCGCGAGCTGGCCTCCGAGCAGGTGGCGGTGCGCGCCTAAATGTCTTGGTTCCTCGCTTTTGCCGGGTTCGCGGCGTTGATCGTCCTGCACGAGTTCGGCCACTTCGCCGCGGCCAAGGCCGTCGGCATGAAGGTGACGCGCTTCAACCTGTTCTTCCCGCCGCACCTCTTCACCGTCCGCCGCGGCGAGACCGACTACGGCATCGGAGCGATCCCGCTCGGCGGCTACGTGAAGATCGTCGGGATGAACCCGCAGGAGGACATCCCCGAGGAGGACGTCCCGCGGGCCTACTACAACCAGCCCGTCTGGAAGCGGTTGGTCGTCATCGGCGCCGGCCCGGCGATGAACATCCTGCTGGCCTTCCTGATCCTGTTCGTGCTCTTCGCGGCCAAGGGCGCCGCGACCGACAACGGCAGCGTCGGGAGCGTCCAGAAGGGCTCGGCGGCCGCCGGCGTCCTGAAGCCCGACGACACCATCGTGTCGGTCGACGGCGTCAGGGGCGACTCGGCCAGGCTGCGCCAGCAGATCGGGACGCACACCTGCGCCGACGGGGTCAAGGCCAAGGGCTGCGTCGCCGCGACGCCGGCGACCGTGGTCGTCAAGCGCGACGGGCAGCTGGAGACGCTGAAGGTCAGCCCGCGCTACGACCCGACCGCCGTCAACACCGACGGCAGCAAGGGCCGCATGCTGATCGGCTTCACGTTCGGCTACGTCTACGACCCGCTGCCCGTCGGCCGCGCCGCGAGCCGCTCGGTCACCGGCATGTGGGACGTCAGCAAGGCCACGGTCAGCGCGATCACCAAGCTCTTCTACGACAGCTCGGCGCGCAAGAACGTGTCCGGCGTCGTCGGCTCCTACGAGACGACGCGCCAGTCCTTCCAGCAGGACGACATCGTCCTGGCGCTGCAGATCCTCGCGCTGATCTCCCTCTCGCTCGCGATCGTCAACCTGTTCCCCTTCCTTCCGCTGGACGGGGGGCATATCTTCTGGGCGCTGGCCGAGAAGGTTCGGGGTCGTCCGATCCCGTTCCGGGTCATGGAGCAGGCCAGCTATGTGGGGTTCATCCTGGTGATCGCCGTGTTCTTCATCGGCTTCACCAACGACATCGATCGGCTTCGGGGCGCTGGCTTCGGAGTGAAGTAACCACCCTGGGAGAGGGGTCGAAGTGGAGAGCAGCACCGCACCGCAGCGCGGGGTCGACGCCGCGACGATCGCCGAGGCGTTCCGCATCACGTCGGCGCAGCGCGCCGACCAGGTGGCCGTCCGGACCAAGGACGACGAGATCTCGTGGACGTGGGGCGAGCTGCG contains:
- the dxr gene encoding 1-deoxy-D-xylulose-5-phosphate reductoisomerase translates to MPRRLLVLGSTGSIGTQALDVVSRTDDLEIVGLSAARSWEPLIEQATRHGVRRIAIADPDAAARAAEAWTDGEVLTGAEGLVQLVLESGADLVLNALVGSAGLGPTVAALGEGIDLALANKESLVVGGELVTQLAEATGARLLPVDSEHAALHHLLHGVPTGALERMTITASGGPFRGRTHAELSDVTVAEALDHPTWSMGGKITIDSATLMNKGLEVMEAHHLFGVPYDRIDVVVHPQSIVHALVETADGAQLAHLGLPDMRIAIAYALHHPEIVSLPTKRLNLAEVGSLTFEPVDDDAFPCLGLCRQAALAGGTAPCVLNAANEVAVHAFMEGRLAFTGIGDVIAATLHEMPGGPVRAFESLFEADRAARELASEQVAVRA
- a CDS encoding M50 family metallopeptidase, with the protein product MSWFLAFAGFAALIVLHEFGHFAAAKAVGMKVTRFNLFFPPHLFTVRRGETDYGIGAIPLGGYVKIVGMNPQEDIPEEDVPRAYYNQPVWKRLVVIGAGPAMNILLAFLILFVLFAAKGAATDNGSVGSVQKGSAAAGVLKPDDTIVSVDGVRGDSARLRQQIGTHTCADGVKAKGCVAATPATVVVKRDGQLETLKVSPRYDPTAVNTDGSKGRMLIGFTFGYVYDPLPVGRAASRSVTGMWDVSKATVSAITKLFYDSSARKNVSGVVGSYETTRQSFQQDDIVLALQILALISLSLAIVNLFPFLPLDGGHIFWALAEKVRGRPIPFRVMEQASYVGFILVIAVFFIGFTNDIDRLRGAGFGVK